The Xanthobacter flavus genome includes a window with the following:
- a CDS encoding portal protein gives MRQRWKDERTPSDKAKVVIELGDRLFSNRATMESLWQQIADQFYPERAEFTLQRTPGAEFADHLMTSYPVKLREELASSIQAMLRPPGQKWFGMSSGREEIDQHDSAAPWLERSGLRLWRALEDPKALFMRATTAADHDFVAFGNAVLTVERHPAGIGFLLQNWHLRDVAWAENALREVDTVARRFKGTARGLLQEFGRQHVCDKVVEMMEKNPYGDVPCFSVVVPVEVWDYAYTGESENAKARRREAFPFMQIVVDKAHEHVMRETPLRINPYVIVRWRLSTLSPYAFAPPTIIGLPDARLLQRMTLSMLESAEKGVDPPLIARGEKLRGGVNVYAGGVTYVDPDYDDRTGKVVEALFETQAFEPAKEFYDRHMAMMKDLFYLNKLTLPEFKDMTAFEVQKRMEEFARAATPLFGPLETEYNGRVLEKSIAIGFQTDLFGPREEIPAVLRGRELAFTYKSPLRQAAEEVKAQQLGTGLQLMQGAAAFDPTVPQNVDLNKATRESLRGLGWPSGWIKPEDQVQQEREAQAKQQQAEAAMQQVQQGGEAAGAVAGAAKDAAAAGINIPSLLQGLGGAAA, from the coding sequence ATGAGGCAGCGCTGGAAGGACGAACGCACCCCCTCGGATAAGGCGAAGGTGGTGATCGAGCTTGGAGACCGGCTGTTCTCGAACCGCGCCACCATGGAGAGCCTGTGGCAGCAGATCGCGGACCAGTTCTATCCGGAGCGCGCGGAGTTCACGCTCCAGCGCACGCCGGGCGCCGAGTTCGCCGACCACCTCATGACCTCCTATCCGGTGAAGCTGCGGGAGGAGCTGGCCTCGTCCATCCAGGCGATGCTCCGCCCGCCGGGCCAGAAGTGGTTCGGCATGTCCTCCGGCCGGGAGGAGATCGATCAGCACGACTCCGCCGCGCCGTGGCTGGAGCGCAGCGGCCTGAGGCTCTGGCGGGCGCTGGAGGATCCCAAGGCGCTGTTCATGCGCGCCACCACGGCGGCGGACCATGACTTCGTGGCGTTCGGCAACGCAGTGCTCACGGTGGAGCGCCATCCGGCGGGCATCGGCTTCCTGCTCCAGAACTGGCACCTCAGGGATGTGGCCTGGGCGGAGAACGCCCTGCGCGAGGTGGACACGGTGGCGCGCCGCTTCAAGGGCACGGCGCGCGGCCTCTTGCAGGAGTTCGGCCGGCAGCACGTCTGCGACAAGGTGGTGGAGATGATGGAGAAGAACCCCTACGGCGACGTGCCGTGCTTCTCCGTCGTGGTGCCGGTGGAGGTGTGGGACTACGCCTATACCGGGGAGAGCGAGAACGCGAAGGCGAGGCGGCGCGAGGCGTTCCCCTTCATGCAGATCGTCGTGGACAAGGCCCACGAGCACGTCATGCGGGAGACCCCGCTGCGCATCAATCCCTATGTGATCGTGCGCTGGCGGCTCTCGACGTTGTCCCCCTACGCCTTCGCGCCGCCGACCATCATCGGCCTGCCCGACGCCCGGCTTCTCCAGCGCATGACGCTCTCCATGCTGGAATCGGCGGAGAAGGGAGTGGACCCGCCGCTGATCGCTCGCGGGGAGAAGCTGAGGGGCGGGGTCAACGTCTATGCCGGAGGCGTCACCTATGTGGACCCGGACTATGACGACCGGACCGGCAAGGTGGTGGAGGCGTTGTTCGAGACCCAGGCGTTCGAGCCGGCCAAGGAGTTCTACGACCGCCACATGGCGATGATGAAGGACCTCTTCTACCTCAACAAGCTGACGCTGCCCGAGTTCAAGGACATGACGGCCTTCGAGGTGCAGAAGCGGATGGAGGAGTTCGCGCGCGCTGCGACCCCGCTCTTCGGCCCGCTGGAGACCGAGTACAACGGGCGGGTGCTGGAGAAGTCCATCGCCATCGGCTTCCAGACCGATCTCTTCGGGCCGCGCGAGGAAATCCCCGCGGTCCTGCGCGGGCGGGAACTGGCCTTCACGTACAAGTCCCCGCTGCGGCAGGCGGCAGAAGAGGTGAAGGCCCAGCAGCTCGGCACCGGCCTCCAGCTCATGCAGGGCGCCGCGGCGTTCGACCCGACCGTTCCGCAGAACGTGGACCTCAACAAAGCCACCCGGGAATCCCTGCGCGGCCTCGGCTGGCCGTCCGGCTGGATCAAGCCCGAGGACCAGGTGCAGCAGGAGCGTGAAGCCCAGGCGAAGCAGCAGCAGGCCGAAGCGGCCATGCAACAGGTGCAGCAGGGCGGTGAGGCCGCCGGCGCGGTCGCCGGTGCCGCGAAGGACGCCGCCGCTGCCGGCATCAACATTCCGAGCCTGCTTCAGGGCCTCGGCGGAGCCGCAGCATGA